TTCCCTGGATCACCAGATTTCAGCAGAAAAAAACCGGAAAAATACCCACAGTTCTTATCCAGTCTGTAAGAAATAGATCCCATGAGCATATTGCAATAGACACTTTTGTAAATGATATAAAAAGAGCTGGAATAAGAGCTGGTAAAGTTGATTTTGTTGTTGGCGGGGAAGAAAGAATTGATATTCGGGATGAAAGAAAAGATCAAGATATTTATGCCAGTGATGAAACCAGGGCTGAAATGGGCCAGGAAATCGGGGCAGACTTTGTTTTAACAGGTTCAATTAACTCAATGGTGGATCAGGTGGGCTCGGAAAGAGTTACTTTTTATCAGATTGATTTAAAGCTGGTTGATATGACAACCAATAGAGAAGTTTGGAATGGTCAGAAAAAGATAAAAAAAGTAATGAAAAGAAGTTCGTTTTCACTTTTTTAATCAGGAGAAAAAATGTTGAGATTTAAAATATTAACTATCTTTATTCTTGGGCTTTTTATCACAGGATGTATGTCTTCTTCTGCTACAGGGGGAAAAAACTCCAAATTTGCCAAGGAAGAAAACTCCACTCCTTCATGGGTATATTCACCGCCTGAAGTTGGAGGATATGTTTATGGAGTGGGAATGGCCTCTATTTATTCTACCCCGGCTGAAGCAATGCAAAGAGCCAGGGAAAATTCTAGAGTTGAGCTTGTAAAGCAGCTTAGGGTAAAGGTTTCCGGGACAACCGAAGCTTCTGTTAAAAGAGAAATAGATCAGGGGAAAAGTAAAATAACCAGGTCTGTTTTTAATTATGCCAAATCATCAATTGAAGAAACAGAACTTCCAGGTATCAAGATTATTAAAACAGCAGTATCAAAAAAAGATAATCAGACTTTTGCCCTGGCTGAGCTTAACAGGTTAGAGGCTGAAATGGATCTTTCAGACAAGCTTGAATCAACTGAAAAAAAGATTGACCTGATTGCAAGTCAGCCCCTTTCAGGTGATAAGATAAAGGATATAAAAAAACTTATGCCTGCAATTGAGCTCATAGAAAAAAGAAATAAAATTGTTTCAGATTTAAGGCTTGTAGGCACAATGGTTGATGAAGAACTTGAAAAAGAAAGTCATATCAAATTAAAATCAGAAATTGCAGAGCTTTTAGACAGTCTTGTGATTGTTCTTAAACCTGGTTCTTCAGGAAAAAATCTTTCTTCAGGAATCAGAAAGGCTTTAGGAGATCAAAGCGTAAGAGTTCGAATGAGCGGTGAAGGGGATCTTTATCTTAAGTTTTCAGCAGATTTGAATACGGTTTTTAGAGACGGTATTTATTTTACTTTTGCAACTGGCCAGGCTTCTTTGATGGATAAAAACAATGATATAATAAGTGAGTTTTCCACAAAAGTTAAAGACGGATCAGGAGACAAGAATCTTTCTGTTAAAAGAACTGTTGAAAAGCTTGCTGATTCTTTAGGCAATTCAGTGGCAAAGGGGATTTTTGATTCTATTTAATAAATCTAAGGTTAGATCAATTAAATTTAGATTGCGATGGCAACCGGGGCCTTAAAGCTCCTTTTGCTGTCAGTTTAAAGTAGCAAATGTGCAGATATAAGCTTTAACCCTTAAATCAGGCTTGTTTTAAGGGTTAAATTTTTAATCTGGATAAAGAAAAGCCCGGCTTTTTCTAAATTGTAAATATGGGAGGCACTATAATGAAACGGTTAAACTGGCTTTTAGCTTTTTTGACAATTTGTTTTTTTGTTACCCAGACTTATGCTGAAGTGGATTTTAAGTCTTGGGTTACCCAGCAAAAAAAAGAATATAAAAAGTTTTTGGAGGAAAGGGACAAGGAATTTTACTCCTTTTTAAAAGGAGAATGGAAAAACTTTGAAATAGAAGAGGGAAAGATAGAGGATACAAAACCTAAGCCAAAACTGCCTCCTATTGCAGAACCTGATTTGGAAAAGATTTCAAAACCTCTTAAAACTGAAGAAATAGTGGAAAAAAAACAAGAACCGGTTCTGGTTGAAGAAGAAAAACCAGTATTGGAAGTTAAGGCAAAAAATCTTTTTGGGTTGGAGTTTTACGGAGAAATTCTTGAGTTTCCAAAGATTGATGATTTCTACAATCTCAAGCTTAAAAACACAGATAAAGACTCAATTGCAGAATTTTTTGCAGATTTTGCAGCCATTGATTCCTCACCAATTATTAACCAGCTTAAATTTTACAAATCTAAAAAAAGATTAAATGACTGGGGATATTTAATTCTTGCTCAGACATTTTCAGACAAGATTTTGGATGATAAAAACTCTTCAACTCTTTTTTTATGGGCAATTCTTCTTAAATCCGGATTTGATTCAAGGATAGGGTTTTATGAAGATGAAGTAAAACTTCTTTTTGCTTCAGAAGAAGACCTTTTTTCCATGCCTTTTTTTACCCTTAACTCAAAAAGATACTATCTTCATAACGGCAATCTGAAAACTTTAAGATCCTATGATGCCAAATATGAAGGAGCAGATAAAAAATTCAGGGTGGCATTATCTAATAGGCCTATTTTTCTCACAGAAAGGATTGGATTTAAGGAATATGGATTTGAATATAAAGGCAAAGAGTATTTTTTTGAAGGGTATTTTAACCCCCATCTTATTGAATATATGCAGTCCCTTCCTCAGCTTTCAGTAGAATCTTATTTTCTGGGGGAAATTGATCCTCTTATTTCAAAATATCTTGCAGTTTCAATTAAGGAAGAAATTAAAGATTTTTCAGATTATGAAAAAGTGAATTTTATTTTAAGATTTGTTCAAAAAAGCTTTCCTTATAAAACTGATGATGAGCAGTTTGGTTATGAAAAGTATTTTTTCCCTGAAGAAGTGATTTATTATCCTTATTCAGACTGCGAGGACAGATCTGCACTTTTTGCAGCTCTTGTAAAAGAAATCACAGGTTTTGGTGTTTTAATCCTGGATTATCCCGGGCATATTGCCACAGCAATTAATATTCCAGGTGATGTGAAAGGAGATTATATTTCTGTAAAGGGAAAAAAATACTATGTTTCAGATCCCACATATATCAATGCAGATGTGGGAATGATAATGCCTGGCTATGAAAATAAAAGGCCCAGTGTTACTATTCTTAACTGACAAAGAAGTTAAAAAGTAAATTTTGTTTACTTAAGATTTAATCCTTAAAATGTTAAATTTAGAAATAAAATTTTTAAATGATTAGCTTTTAAAAACTAAAAGGTTACCGGGATTAGCGGTAACCTTTTTTTTATTCTTTATTTTTTTTTCGAATAAATTTTGTTTTTTTCCAAAAACCTTCATGTTTAAGAGAATCAATAATATAAGGTGTTTTGTTTATAAGAAAAGCTGAAATCCAGATTGACCATAAAAACAGAACAAGTCTCCACAAGTTTATGGGAGCAAGAATTATAAAAACAGAGGGAATAAAATTGTCAGCCTTGTCTGAAAACCATTTTAGATTTCCTGAGTATGAGCCGTTTCCTGTTACCTGCATCTCAGGTATTCCAAGAAGACCAGATGAAACCGCATTATAAATTATTATTGCAGAGATAACTAAAAGAAAAACAAGCCCTGTTTGAATAAGATTGAAAAACTTTGTTTCTGCCGGAATAAGATTTTTTCTATACTCAATGGCAAGGAAAAATCCAAATACAATTATTATTTCAAGGAGGGCTGAAATAGAAAGTCCTGCTGCAAGAAGAATAAACTGATGGGGTTTTAAAAAAGATTTACCAAGTTTTGTTAAAAATATTGCAACAAGAATTACTCCTGCAAAATATCCCCAGAACAAAACAGCAGGGCCTTTTTTAGGGCCGTAAGTTCCTATTATCCATGATTTTGAAGGATATTTTATTTCCTGATTTATATTTGTTGATTCTGAATTTAAATTAATTTCAGGAAAATTTGTTTTTTGGGGAAGAAAAAAACTTTGGTTTTTATTCTTTTCTTTAAAAATAATATTTACCTCATTTGTTCCTGGAGAAAGGGGAAGGATAAGCTCTCCATTAAGTTCAGGAATTTGATTTTTAATATTGTTGATTATCAGTTCTTCAGGATAAATTTTTGAATTGTCATAGGTTATTTTATGATTAAATCCTTTTCCAGCTCGAATGGATGAATTGATTTTTAAGGTGTTTTTTGTTTGTCTTAAATCATAAATAAGCTCTGTTTTATCTATTGTAAAAAATCTGCCTTTAATAGGCTTAAGTTTTTCAGGAAGAATAAATCCTTTTGTTCCGGGTTGAAGGACAAAAACAGTATTATTATTGTAATTATATTTTACAGGAAGAAGCCCTTTTACTTCAAAATCTCTTAAAGAATCAGAATCAATCCTCCATTCTTCAAGATGAGTCATTTCTTTTTCTGAAATTATTTCAATATTTTGTCCAACTGGAATTTCAGATTCAAATTCCCAGGAGTTTACTTTGGGCAAAAGAGTGATTTCCAGTTTATTGTTTTTTATCTCCCCGGTTTTTTTGAGTATTTTTTCGTTTTCAATTAAATTAATTGAAACTTCAGCTTTTTTGTCATTGTTTTGGGGGTAAAATCTTTTAATTTTTGTTTTAATCTTCCATTCTCTGCCAAGGAAGAGGCTTCTTTCAACCACAGGAAAGGGTAAAGCTCCTTCTATCCCTTTTAAAGTGTTTTTTTCATTTTCATTTTTTGGAATAAATATTTTTATTAAAGGAGAAAAACCCCTATTTTCAATTCCTTTTGAGCTTACTCCTTCTGAATTAAAAGAAAGCTTTAAGGGAACCATGTCAAATTTAAGCTCAATTTCATCTTTTTTTGAAACAGAAAAAACTTTTAGTTCATGGATTCCTTTTGGAATAAAAGAAAGAGTTTTGCCCTTATTGTTTAAAATATAATGCTGTTCTTTGGAGTTTAGATAAAGATTTTCATATTCTAAATCTTTGGTTTGAGGAAGATAAACAGCACAGTCTTTAGTTGAATCAATATTAAAAATCATTTCAAGACGAATTTTATCTCCTGATTTTGAAGCATTCAAAGAGCAGTTTTTTATTATTGCAAGCTGATGTTCAAAGTTTTTTGTATTTAACAGTCTTTGTTTATATTCTTTTAAAAGATACTCAGGAGGATATTGAGATGAAAATCCTTTTTCAGGTAAAACCAGGCTTAGTGACAACCCAAGAACAAAAACTAAGGCTGTGTTTGTTTTGGATAAAGGCTTGAGTTTGCTGAAAATATTTTTAAAAGGAATAAGCTTGAAAAGAAGAATAAAAAGGAAAAAAATATTGGATAAATAAATGGCTCTTACTCCAATTGGAGGAATTAAATAAATTTTCATTTGATTATCCCATGCATTTTCAAATCTTATTTTTTTATTTTTCCACAAAGGAAGCCCAACTCCTGTCTGGGTAAATTCCTGGTCATTTATTAATTGATAAACTGGTTTTTCAATTTCTCTATCAATTGCCATTGTCCTTGTGTCTAGTCTTTGTTTTAAATTTGCAGAGCTTTTACGCATAAAATTATCAGTTGGAGTCAGCTGTTTTTGCTGGATAATCTCAGGCGGGTAGGTTTTATATGATGGCAAATGGGTATCAAGGGAAGGATATACAAAATATTTTATGTTTTGAGCAGAAAATACAATTGCTGCAGAAAAAACAGTTAAAAGGCATGAAAAATAAATTAAATTAAATGAAACTTTAAAAAATTGTTTTTGAAAGAAAAATGTTTTAAGTGAATTGGAGTTTAAAATTCCTGAAAAAATAACAAGCAGGATCCAAATATAGGGAGGCACATAAAACTTATGGTAAACAGCTCCTGCACAAATAAAGAAAAGAATTCCCCACTTGATATTCCAGATTTTATAGGCCGAAATAAAAAGAATGCACAAAACAAAAATATCAAGAAGAGTCCACTTTGAAATAAAACTGTGATTTCCTGAAAGTTTTGCACCTGAAACTGATAAAATCTCATATCCAGGAGGAATATTTATATAGCCTGAAATATTAGAAAAATCCAATTCCCATCCTGGCGGAAAAATATTTTTTGAGTTGTTTTTTCTTGAAACTGATTCCATTGAAAAACTGCCTTCATTTACACAAATTCCAGATAAGTTTCCTTTTTTTGTAATTATTTTGTCTTGGTTGTTTATAGAAATTTTTCCGGGAATGATTTCTGATTTATCCAGGATTCCAATAAAGGTTCTTTGGTGAAGCTTTCCTTTTATTTGATCTTTTATTGTTGACCCCTTTCCATTAAAGTCAATCCAGATTTCCCTTTCAAGTTTGAGATCTGGCTGGCTTGGCAATACACCCCTTATTGTTTCTTCAAAAAGTATTTTTTTTTCAGGTGAAAGAATGAAAGTGAGAAGATTTTTCCATAAATCAGGAATATCAGTGTTTTTAGGATCTATGGTTTTAAGGTTTTTTATATTTGAGATTCTTACTCCGGGTTCTTTTTCAAGTGCAATTATTTCCTGGTTGTATCCTGAATTAAAAGGGCCTAGTTCTAAAGGCAGTTGGGGAAGAATGTTTTTTATTGAAATTTCATATTCTCCGGGTTTTACCTGAACATAAAAACAACCGTTTTTTCCAATTTTTAAGGGAAGAGGACTTTTTACAAAGGTAATTTGGCCAGGGATATTTCCTGTGGATATTTTTTCCTGCCTGCTGCTGCCTGAAACATTTATTTTGTAGACTGATTCAATTTCGCATGGAAAGGAATCTTTTATTTTTCTAAAAACATTCACTCTTAAATGTTCTTTTTCATTATCTTTTTCACTAAGAGTTTTTTTAAGCCAGAGTATGTTTTTTAAATCAGTATAGGGTGAACTTATTTTATCTGTTTTTAAATCAAGTTTATACCCTCCTGAAAATTCAGGTAAATTTATAAAATCAGGAATTTCATCAAAGGGCAGTTCACCTGAGATTTCAAACTCTCCTTTTCCAGGAAAGCATACAGGGAATTTGTTTTTAACTGAAACAGGAATTGGTTTATTGTTTTTTTGCACATTCACAGGGAAAATTTCAAGATTTCCAGGAAGTTTTATATATGAATCTGTAAAAAGATTTATTTTTTGTGAAAAAAGGATTTTATTTTCATAAATTTCAAGTTTTAAAATTCCAGGCCATTTACAGTGAAATTTATTGTCATCATTAAACTCAGGCACGCAATGAAATTTATCTTCGCCATAAACAAGAAACTCTTTCCATTTATAAAGTTCCTCAGGATTGGCAGCAGGACTGATTTGCGAAGTAGTTGAGATAAAAACAATTGTCAGGATAATAAAGCTAAGAAGATATTTCATTTTTCCTCCTTTTTGCAGTGGAATCTTTTTCCAAGCAGAACAATGTCACGAAGTGATTCCTTGTTTTTTGCCATAAGCCAGTCATTTACAAAGTTTTTGTTTCTTATAATCTGAGCGATTGCAGCCAAAGCCTTTAAGTGGAGGTTTCTTTGATCTTTGGTCCCAAAAAGAACAAAAACTGCTTTTACGCTTGAATCATCAAAAGGGAATTTTATTCCATCTTTGGATCTTGCAAAAAGGACTCTGAATTTGTTTTCTCCTTTAATTATAATATGGGGGATTGCAACATCAGGAGTGATTATTGTAGAACTTGAAGCTTCACGTTCAAGAAGGAGATTGTAAATTTCTTGGGGGGTCATACCAAGAGGCCGGCCCATTTTGTTTGCAGTCATTTTAAAAAAAGTTTTATATTCAATTTCAGTGTGAATATCAAGAATTTCAGCTTCTTCTGCAAGTTCGTAGAATTTATCTTTTACAATAGAATCTCTTTGATGGATAATTTCTTTTAATTCTGTTTCAAGGTTTCTTGAATAAAGCTCCTTGGCAGTGATCCTTGCAATAAGATGTAAAAGTGCGTGATCTTGATCTATGTCCATATTTTTTCTTCCATAGAAAAAATAAATTAAAAATCCAAGGAGCATCAGCCCAAGTGTGATGGAAAAGGCAACAATTCCAAGACTGAAAAGAAGAATTGAAAGTCCTCCTATTCCAATTATTTGAAGCCAGGGGTAAAGGGGAGATTTAAAATCAGGTTTGTAATTTTGAATTTTTGATTCTCTTAAAATAATTACAGCTAAACAGGTAACTATATAGGTTAAAATTAAAATACAAGAGGCAGCTTTTACAAGAAGGGTTATATCAAGAAGAATGGCTCCTGACATAAGGGTGGCTGTAAGAATTATTCCTGCTACAGGAGTTCCAAATTTGAGGTTGATATATCCGAACAAAGGGGGAAGAAGTTTGTCCCGGCTTAATGCAAAAGGAAATCTTGAAGCTCCCATTATTCCAGTATTTGCCGTTGCAGAAAACCCTAAAATTGCAATTATTGCCATGAAATTTCCAAAATATTTTATTCCTGTGGCATTGGCAGCATCAGCTATTGGAGTCAGGCTTGAAACAAGGAGATCTTTTTCAACAAGGCCAAATATGATTATTAAAGTTATTACATATACGAAAACAACACAAAACAATCCCATGATCATTCCAAGGGGAAGGTTTTTTGATGGATCTTTTACTTCTTCTCCAATACTTGCAACTTTTAAAAGCCCTCCAAATGAAATGAATACAAATGCAGTGGTTTTAATGAATTCAGCTTGACTTGAAATAAAAAAAGGGTCAAATTTTGCAAATTTAATTTTTGGAAAACAAATATAGGCAAAAATACCAAGGCCTAATAAAACTATAACTATTAAAATCGCCTGGATTGTACCGGCATTTTTAGCACCCATTATATTTATGGCAGCAAAGATTATAATCAGGCCAAAGGCTATTATTCTTATGTCAAAGGAAGCAAAAAGATTTGTAAATGCAGCCATTCCTATGAGTTGAAAAGCACTTTTCAATGCAAGGGCAAAGAAAATTATAAGTCCGTAAACTGTTCCCACTGCGGGACCCATGGTTCTTTTTATATAAAAATACGCTCCTCCTGCTTTTGGCATTGCAGTTGTAAGTTCAGCCTGTGACAAAAGTCCTGCAAAAGCAAGGAAAGCCGCAAGAATATAGGCAAAAACAGAAGCAGGCCCGCTTTGAGCAAAGGCAAATCCAGGCAGAATAAAAATTCCTGAGCTTATAATAGCTCCGGTTGATATTACCCATACATCCCAAAGGCCCAGTTCTTTTTTAAGATCGCTCATAAATTATCCCCTAAATATAAGTTTAGAGTGTTTTGGCACTTTACCCTTAAAAAAATATTTTCTCTGGCTTAAGCTTTCAAGAGTCATTTCAAAGGTTTTCCATCTTTTTGTAAAATCTTTTATTGCTGCAAATCTTTTACCTGTAATTGAAAATGGGTAGTCCCATAAAACAAGATCTCCTGATTCATTGGTAAATCCTTCTCCAAAAAACTGAAATATTCCTCTTGAATAAACCCAGGCTTCTCTTTGAATAAGAGTTAAAATTTCAAAGTCTTTTTCTGTTCTAAAATCAAAAAGCGGAATAAATTCATAAATATATTTTGATTTTGAAATATATTTTTTTACCCATTTCATGTTTTTTCCAGGAAGTTTAGTTTTGGAATACTCAATGATATTTTTAAGCTTTAATTTGTCCTCTTGGTTTTCCTGGGGTAAAAGTTCAATTATTATAAGTAGTTCTAAATTTTTTTTTCTTATAATTATTTGATTGTTGGTGTTGGTTTTTTCATCTTCAAAATTCAAGAGTTTACCTAAAGGTTCATTTGCAATCCCTTTTTTTAAGGCTTGGGCTGAAATTCTTTTTTTGCCTGGACAAAAAAGTCTTGTCAGATAACTCATGGTTTTGACCTGCTTTCAGTTTCAGGTAAAATTAAGTTTAAAAGAAAATCCTTTCTTTTTTTTTGAAAAAGGGCGAAATTTTATAGTTATAATTACAATAAATAATAAAAAAATAATAGAGGTGAAATCATGTTCAGGTTTAAAAAAGCAGTAATTGCCTACATTTCTCCAGGAGGTTCAACCAACGAGGTTGCTTTAACTTTAAAAGAAAATTTAAGCTTAAAAAATATTGATGTTTCAGTTTTTGAAGTAGGAAGGAAAAATAGCTTCACCAGTGTAAAAAAGGCTTTGAAGGAAGAGGGGGTTGTTTTTTTTCCGGGTTCACCAGTTTATGTAAGTAAAGTCCTTCCCACAATAACAAAGCTTATCAAAGAAGCAAAAACAGATAAAAATATACCTGCTGTTCCTTTTGTAACCTGGGGATGTGTTACAAGCGGGATTGCCCTTTATGATGTAGGTAGAAGCTTGAAGGAAAATGGATTTAAAATTGCTGGAGCGCTCAAAGTTCCAGGACCTCACACAATGATGACTCCTGCTGAAGACGGACTTGGAGTTGGGCATCCCGACAATAAGGATAAAGAAATTATAGCTGAATTTGTTGATAAGCTTTTATTTTTATTAGAATCAGATGATTATAGCTCAAAATGTTTGACTCCAGACGATATTCAGTATCAGCCTGAAGATAAAAAAGCTGAAATGGAAAAAGGCAATGTTTACAAGGCAAGGGAAAATATGCCTCAAAAGATAGTGAGTGAATCTCTTTGCACCCTGTGTGGAGTTTGTGTTGAGCTTTGTCCTGTGGAAGCAATCACTCTTGAGCCTTACCCTGTTTTCCATGATAATTGTATAAGCTGTTTTAACTGCCATAGAAAATGTCCTGAGGAAGCTGTTTTATGCGATCTTGCACCTGTTGCCGAAAAAATCAAACAAAGGAAAAAAATGTTTGATGAAGCTGACCAAGCTGGATATTTCATTAATTCCTGAGCTTAGTTTTCAGGCTGTTCTTATATTCTAAAGCTGTTTATAATGTCTGGAACAATGTTCAATTTGAATTGAAAGCTGACTGGAAATTTCTGATTTAATTATTGAAAAAATGAAGTTAAGAGCAGGAAATCCACCTTGAATCAATATATAAAAAGAGGAAAAAATTATGCTGAAATTTGTAAGAAAAGCACGTAGAATTGCTTGGAATTCTCAGAGAAGACTAGGCACTTTAACAATGCTGCTTGAATTTTTTACTGGGAAATGGAAACGAGGCGGAAAGAAACTGGCGAATAAATTTATTGGTAGAAATGCCGTCAATCGCATGTTTTTTAAATAAAATTTGACTAAGAGCCAGTTTAGTTTTGAATTGGAAAACATCTATTTCAATGAATTGAATCTTGTTTAAATTGTTTAGTCAAAAAGCCCTGAAGTCTTTCTAATTCCCTGACGGGTAAGTGCAAAATCATACTTTACAGGATCTTCAGGGCAAAACTTTTTAAAACCCTTGGTAATTTCTATTGCAGTATTCATTGAACCTGATTTTTTTTCAGTAAGTCCATATTCAATTGCTATCTTATGCATATGAGTATCAAGGGGAATTATAAGCGTGGATTTGTCGATTTTCCACCAACCAGGATCAACCTCATCATTTCTTATCATCCATCTTAAATAAAGATTCAGTCTTTTGCAGGCACTTTTTTTTTCTGCAAGAGGCATTAGATGTTTTGGTTCATAGGGATATGCGGCTTCATGGATAATTTTTGTAAAATTACAGGCAGCATTTAAAATAGTTTCATCGTTTTTGTCAAATCCTGATAAAAAACAGTTTTCAATACTTTTATATTTTTTTCTTATTTCTCTTATACTTATTAAAAGCCCTGTAATATTTTCAGATTTTGCAAATCTGTGAACAAATCCTGAAGTGTTTTTTTTTATCCAGGAATCAGATTTTGAGTCAAGGGTTTTGGTTGGCTCATCCCCAAGAAGACTTAAGATTGTTTTAACAGATCTCATTATTATTTTAATATTTCCATAGGCAAGGCTTGAGGCAATCAGTCCTGCTGTTTCAATATCTTCTTTTTTGGTGTACTTGTATAAAAACCAGAGTGGGTCAGGATAAATAAATTCTTTTTTATTAAAGTTGTTATAAATTGCGTTTAGTTGGTTTTTTGTAAATTTTTTCATTTGTTCAGACATTTTTAGGTTAAAAAAAGAAGTATAAGAGTTTTTAATAATTTTTTAAATAGATGAAAGAAAAATATGGAAATAAAAAACGGAAAAGTATTGTTTGGTAATTTATTAAAAGGAAAGCTTGTAAAAAGATATAAAAGATTTCTTGCTGATATTGAGCTTGATTCAGGAGAGCTTATTACAGCCCATTGTGCAAATTCAGGAAGCATGAAAGCCTGCCTTGAAAAGGGAGCAGAGGTTTTTGTTTCCCCTCAGAACAGGCCTGAAAGAAAGCTGAAGTTTACCTGGGAACTGATAAAAATGCCAGATTCCCTTGTGGGAGTTAATACTTCAGTTCCAAATAAATTAACAGCATCTGCAATAGAATCAGGGAAAATACAGGAATTCAAACAATATTCAAAGCTAATTTCTGAAGTAAAAACAAGTGCCCATACAAGACTTGATCTTATGCTTGAGGATAATTCATCAAACAAATGTTATGTGGAAATAAAAAACTGCACACTTGTTGAAAATAAAAAAGCAATGTTTCCTGATGCTGTAACAACAAGGGGGCAAAAACATTTAAAAGAACTCATGGATTTAAAAGAAGATGGACATTTTGCTGTTATTTTTTTTCTTGTCCAGAGAATGGACGCAGAATACTTTTCTCCTGCGGATTACATAGATCCTGAATATGGAAAACTTTTAAGACAGGCTTTTGAAAAAGGAGTTGAAGTTATTGTTTATGACACTGTACTCAGTGAGAAATCAATTGAAATCAATCAAAGCCTTGAATTTGTTTTGTAAATTTAAATAAATCCAGTTTGAAAAACCGGGAAGCTTTCTGTTTTCTATATTAATCAATATTTCCCGGCTGAGAAAGTTTTCC
This genomic window from Desulforegulaceae bacterium contains:
- a CDS encoding penicillin-binding protein activator LpoB, translated to MTVFKMKKIFLLVFLALFISGCMGGSKVSRVSTDEVTDISDRWNDTDSRLVAEEMIGDMLTFPWITRFQQKKTGKIPTVLIQSVRNRSHEHIAIDTFVNDIKRAGIRAGKVDFVVGGEERIDIRDERKDQDIYASDETRAEMGQEIGADFVLTGSINSMVDQVGSERVTFYQIDLKLVDMTTNREVWNGQKKIKKVMKRSSFSLF
- a CDS encoding LPP20 family lipoprotein; protein product: MLRFKILTIFILGLFITGCMSSSATGGKNSKFAKEENSTPSWVYSPPEVGGYVYGVGMASIYSTPAEAMQRARENSRVELVKQLRVKVSGTTEASVKREIDQGKSKITRSVFNYAKSSIEETELPGIKIIKTAVSKKDNQTFALAELNRLEAEMDLSDKLESTEKKIDLIASQPLSGDKIKDIKKLMPAIELIEKRNKIVSDLRLVGTMVDEELEKESHIKLKSEIAELLDSLVIVLKPGSSGKNLSSGIRKALGDQSVRVRMSGEGDLYLKFSADLNTVFRDGIYFTFATGQASLMDKNNDIISEFSTKVKDGSGDKNLSVKRTVEKLADSLGNSVAKGIFDSI
- a CDS encoding amino acid permease produces the protein MSDLKKELGLWDVWVISTGAIISSGIFILPGFAFAQSGPASVFAYILAAFLAFAGLLSQAELTTAMPKAGGAYFYIKRTMGPAVGTVYGLIIFFALALKSAFQLIGMAAFTNLFASFDIRIIAFGLIIIFAAINIMGAKNAGTIQAILIVIVLLGLGIFAYICFPKIKFAKFDPFFISSQAEFIKTTAFVFISFGGLLKVASIGEEVKDPSKNLPLGMIMGLFCVVFVYVITLIIIFGLVEKDLLVSSLTPIADAANATGIKYFGNFMAIIAILGFSATANTGIMGASRFPFALSRDKLLPPLFGYINLKFGTPVAGIILTATLMSGAILLDITLLVKAASCILILTYIVTCLAVIILRESKIQNYKPDFKSPLYPWLQIIGIGGLSILLFSLGIVAFSITLGLMLLGFLIYFFYGRKNMDIDQDHALLHLIARITAKELYSRNLETELKEIIHQRDSIVKDKFYELAEEAEILDIHTEIEYKTFFKMTANKMGRPLGMTPQEIYNLLLEREASSSTIITPDVAIPHIIIKGENKFRVLFARSKDGIKFPFDDSSVKAVFVLFGTKDQRNLHLKALAAIAQIIRNKNFVNDWLMAKNKESLRDIVLLGKRFHCKKEEK
- a CDS encoding EFR1 family ferrodoxin (N-terminal region resembles flavodoxins. C-terminal ferrodoxin region binds two 4Fe-4S clusters.); the protein is MFRFKKAVIAYISPGGSTNEVALTLKENLSLKNIDVSVFEVGRKNSFTSVKKALKEEGVVFFPGSPVYVSKVLPTITKLIKEAKTDKNIPAVPFVTWGCVTSGIALYDVGRSLKENGFKIAGALKVPGPHTMMTPAEDGLGVGHPDNKDKEIIAEFVDKLLFLLESDDYSSKCLTPDDIQYQPEDKKAEMEKGNVYKARENMPQKIVSESLCTLCGVCVELCPVEAITLEPYPVFHDNCISCFNCHRKCPEEAVLCDLAPVAEKIKQRKKMFDEADQAGYFINS
- a CDS encoding TIGR02757 family protein, yielding MKKFTKNQLNAIYNNFNKKEFIYPDPLWFLYKYTKKEDIETAGLIASSLAYGNIKIIMRSVKTILSLLGDEPTKTLDSKSDSWIKKNTSGFVHRFAKSENITGLLISIREIRKKYKSIENCFLSGFDKNDETILNAACNFTKIIHEAAYPYEPKHLMPLAEKKSACKRLNLYLRWMIRNDEVDPGWWKIDKSTLIIPLDTHMHKIAIEYGLTEKKSGSMNTAIEITKGFKKFCPEDPVKYDFALTRQGIRKTSGLFD
- the sfsA gene encoding DNA/RNA nuclease SfsA gives rise to the protein MEIKNGKVLFGNLLKGKLVKRYKRFLADIELDSGELITAHCANSGSMKACLEKGAEVFVSPQNRPERKLKFTWELIKMPDSLVGVNTSVPNKLTASAIESGKIQEFKQYSKLISEVKTSAHTRLDLMLEDNSSNKCYVEIKNCTLVENKKAMFPDAVTTRGQKHLKELMDLKEDGHFAVIFFLVQRMDAEYFSPADYIDPEYGKLLRQAFEKGVEVIVYDTVLSEKSIEINQSLEFVL